A region from the Mycobacterium heidelbergense genome encodes:
- the hisF gene encoding imidazole glycerol phosphate synthase subunit HisF, which produces MYSGTGLAVRVIPCLDVDAGRVVKGVNFENLRDAGDPVELAAAYDAEGADELTFLDVTASSSGRATMLEVVRRTAEQVFIPLTVGGGVRTVADVDTLLRAGADKVSVNTAAIARPDLLAEMATQFGSQCIVLSVDARTVPTGSAPTPSGWEVTTHGGRRGTGIDAVEWAARGAELGVGEILLNSMDADGTKAGFDLPMLRAVRAAVSVPVIASGGAGAVSHFAPAVAAGADAVLAASVFHFRELTIGQVKAAMAEAGIAVRTAR; this is translated from the coding sequence ATGTACTCGGGCACCGGCCTTGCCGTGCGCGTGATCCCGTGCCTGGACGTCGACGCCGGGCGGGTGGTCAAGGGGGTCAATTTCGAAAACCTCCGTGACGCCGGCGACCCGGTGGAGCTCGCGGCGGCCTACGACGCCGAGGGCGCCGACGAGCTGACCTTCCTGGACGTCACCGCGTCGTCGTCGGGCAGGGCGACGATGCTGGAGGTGGTGCGCCGCACCGCCGAGCAGGTGTTCATCCCGCTGACCGTCGGTGGCGGGGTGCGCACGGTCGCCGACGTCGACACCCTGCTGCGCGCGGGAGCCGACAAGGTTTCGGTCAACACCGCCGCCATCGCCCGGCCGGATCTATTGGCCGAGATGGCAACCCAGTTCGGCTCCCAGTGCATCGTGCTGTCCGTCGACGCCCGCACGGTGCCCACCGGATCGGCACCGACGCCGTCGGGCTGGGAGGTCACCACCCACGGCGGCCGCCGCGGCACCGGCATCGACGCCGTCGAGTGGGCGGCCCGCGGCGCCGAACTTGGGGTGGGGGAGATCCTGCTCAACTCGATGGACGCCGACGGCACCAAGGCCGGGTTCGACCTGCCGATGCTGCGCGCGGTGCGCGCGGCGGTCAGCGTGCCGGTGATCGCCAGCGGCGGCGCCGGGGCGGTCTCACATTTCGCGCCCGCCGTCGCCGCCGGTGCCGATGCGGTATTGGCGGCCAGCGTCTTTCACTTCCGCGAGCTGACGATCGGTCAGGTGAAGGCCGCGATGGCCGAAGCGGGGATCGCTGTGAGGACGGCGCGATGA
- the hisH gene encoding imidazole glycerol phosphate synthase subunit HisH: MTRSVVVLDYGSGNLRSAQRALQRVGASVEVTADPGAAAAADGLVVPGVGAFEACMTGLRKIAGERIIAERVAAGRPVLGVCVGMQILFARGVEFGVETKGCGQWPGAVTRLDAPVIPHMGWNVVNSGPGSALFKGLDGLDPPARFYFVHSYAAQRWDGSPAAVLTWATHRVPFLAAVEDGPLAATQFHPEKSGDAGAAVLSNWVEGL, encoded by the coding sequence GTGACAAGGTCGGTTGTTGTCCTGGATTACGGCTCGGGCAATCTGCGGTCGGCCCAGCGCGCGCTGCAGCGGGTCGGCGCGTCGGTCGAGGTGACCGCCGACCCGGGCGCCGCGGCGGCCGCCGACGGGCTGGTGGTGCCCGGGGTGGGCGCGTTCGAGGCGTGCATGACGGGCCTGCGCAAGATCGCGGGGGAGCGGATCATCGCCGAGCGGGTGGCCGCCGGACGCCCGGTGCTGGGCGTCTGCGTGGGCATGCAGATCCTGTTCGCCCGCGGGGTCGAATTCGGGGTGGAGACCAAAGGCTGCGGCCAATGGCCGGGGGCCGTCACCCGGCTGGACGCCCCGGTGATCCCGCACATGGGCTGGAACGTGGTGAATTCCGGGCCGGGCAGCGCGCTGTTCAAGGGGCTGGACGGCCTGGATCCCCCGGCCCGGTTCTACTTCGTGCACTCCTACGCCGCCCAGCGCTGGGACGGCTCCCCGGCGGCGGTGCTGACGTGGGCCACCCATCGGGTGCCGTTTCTGGCCGCGGTCGAGGACGGGCCGCTGGCCGCCACCCAATTCCACCCGGAAAAGAGCGGCGACGCCGGCGCGGCCGTGCTGAGCAACTGGGTCGAGGGACTGTGA
- a CDS encoding inositol monophosphatase family protein: MDLNALVSPLVDKASAILDAAVPRFLAGHRADSAVSKKGNDFATEIDLAIERQVVSALVATTGIGVHGEEYGGTDVGSPWVWVLDPVDGTFNYAAGSPMAAILLALLHDGDPVAGLTWLPFINERYTAVAGGPLIKNGEPQPALDATELADSLVAVGTFSADSRGRFPGRYRLAVLENLSRVSSRLRMHGSTGIDLVYVADGILGAAVSFGGHVWDHAAGVAQVRSAGGVVTDLAGKPWTPASRSVLAAAPGAHGEVLEILRGVGDPEDY, translated from the coding sequence ATGGATTTGAACGCGCTGGTGTCCCCCTTGGTTGACAAGGCATCGGCGATCCTCGACGCCGCCGTGCCGCGATTCCTCGCGGGCCACCGCGCCGATTCGGCGGTTTCCAAGAAGGGCAACGACTTCGCCACCGAAATCGACCTGGCGATCGAGCGGCAGGTCGTCTCCGCGCTGGTCGCCACCACCGGCATCGGCGTGCACGGCGAGGAGTACGGCGGCACGGACGTGGGCTCGCCGTGGGTGTGGGTGCTCGATCCCGTCGACGGCACCTTCAACTACGCCGCCGGATCGCCGATGGCCGCGATCCTGCTGGCCCTGCTGCACGACGGCGATCCGGTGGCGGGCCTGACCTGGTTGCCGTTCATTAACGAGCGCTACACCGCCGTCGCGGGAGGCCCGCTGATCAAAAACGGTGAACCGCAACCTGCGCTGGATGCCACGGAACTGGCCGACAGCCTCGTCGCGGTGGGAACGTTCAGCGCCGACTCGCGGGGCCGGTTCCCGGGACGGTACCGGCTCGCGGTCCTGGAGAACCTCAGCCGGGTGTCCTCACGGCTGCGGATGCACGGGTCCACCGGGATCGACCTGGTCTACGTCGCCGACGGAATACTCGGCGCCGCAGTAAGTTTCGGTGGTCACGTCTGGGACCACGCCGCCGGGGTCGCGCAGGTGCGCTCGGCCGGCGGCGTCGTCACCGACCTGGCCGGTAAACCGTGGACCCCCGCGTCGCGGTCGGTGCTGGCCGCGGCGCCCGGTGCGCACGGCGAGGTCCTCGAGATCCTGCGCGGCGTGGGCGATCCGGAGGACTACTGA
- the hisI gene encoding phosphoribosyl-AMP cyclohydrolase — protein MTLDPKIAARLKRNADGLFTAVVQERGSGDVLMVAWMDDDALARTLETREATYYSRSRGEQWVKGATSGHTQRVHSVRLDCDGDTVLLTVDQVGGACHTGDHSCFDADVLLKPEA, from the coding sequence ATGACGCTGGACCCCAAGATCGCCGCGCGCCTGAAGCGCAACGCCGACGGGCTGTTTACCGCCGTCGTGCAGGAGCGCGGCAGCGGCGACGTGCTCATGGTCGCCTGGATGGACGACGACGCGCTGGCCCGCACGCTGGAAACCCGTGAGGCCACGTACTATTCGCGATCCCGCGGCGAGCAGTGGGTCAAGGGAGCGACGTCGGGGCACACCCAGCGCGTGCACTCGGTGCGACTGGACTGCGACGGCGACACCGTGCTGCTGACGGTCGACCAGGTCGGCGGCGCCTGCCACACCGGCGACCACAGCTGCTTCGACGCCGACGTGC
- the nadA gene encoding quinolinate synthase NadA: protein MTVLTRMDTLADDMAARITNTPTGYAGLDGDEQWAAEVRRLATLRGATLLAHNYQLPAIQDVADHVGDSLALSRIAADAPEDTIVFCGVHFMAETAKILSPAKTVLIPDQRAGCSLADSITADDLRAWKDEHPGAVVVSYVNTTAAVKALTDICCTSSNAVEVVESIDPDREVLFCPDQFLGAHVRRVTGRTNLHVWAGECHVHAGINGDELSDQAAANPDAELFVHPECGCATSALYLAGEGAFPADRVRILSTGGMLDAAHETHARKVLVATEVGMLYQLRRAAPHVDFRAVNDRASCKFMKMITPAALLRCLVEGADEVHVDPDIAAAGRRSVQRMIEIGQPGGGE from the coding sequence GTGACGGTTTTGACTCGCATGGACACGCTCGCGGACGACATGGCTGCCCGTATCACCAACACGCCCACCGGCTACGCCGGTCTGGACGGCGACGAGCAGTGGGCGGCCGAGGTCCGGCGGCTGGCGACGCTGCGCGGCGCCACCCTGCTCGCGCACAACTACCAGCTGCCCGCCATCCAGGACGTCGCCGACCACGTGGGCGACTCGCTGGCGCTGTCGCGGATCGCCGCCGACGCGCCCGAGGACACCATCGTGTTCTGTGGCGTGCATTTCATGGCCGAGACCGCCAAGATCCTGAGTCCGGCCAAGACCGTGCTCATTCCCGATCAGCGGGCGGGCTGCTCGCTGGCCGACTCGATCACCGCCGACGACCTGCGCGCCTGGAAGGACGAACACCCCGGCGCCGTCGTCGTCTCCTACGTCAACACCACGGCCGCCGTGAAGGCGCTCACCGACATCTGCTGCACCTCGTCCAACGCGGTGGAGGTGGTCGAGTCCATCGACCCGGACCGCGAGGTGCTGTTCTGCCCGGACCAGTTCCTCGGCGCCCACGTGCGCCGGGTGACGGGCCGCACCAACCTGCACGTGTGGGCCGGTGAGTGCCACGTGCACGCCGGCATCAACGGTGACGAGCTCAGCGACCAGGCCGCGGCGAATCCCGACGCCGAACTCTTCGTGCACCCCGAATGCGGTTGTGCCACTTCGGCTTTATACCTCGCGGGCGAGGGCGCCTTCCCGGCCGATCGGGTGCGGATCCTGTCCACCGGCGGCATGCTCGACGCCGCTCACGAGACCCATGCCCGCAAGGTGCTGGTCGCCACCGAGGTCGGCATGCTCTACCAATTGCGCAGGGCCGCACCGCACGTCGACTTCCGCGCGGTCAACGACCGCGCCTCGTGCAAGTTCATGAAGATGATCACCCCCGCGGCGCTGCTGCGCTGCCTGGTCGAGGGCGCCGACGAGGTTCACGTCGACCCGGACATCGCGGCGGCGGGCCGGCGCAGCGTGCAGCGGATGATCGAAATCGGGCAGCCGGGCGGCGGCGAATGA
- the nadC gene encoding carboxylating nicotinate-nucleotide diphosphorylase, with protein MLAGPELDAARDAIRRGLQEDLRYGPDVTTLATVPAGATATASMVPREPGVIAGVDVALLALDEVLGAGGYQVLDRVEDGARVQPGESLLTVRAETRGLLTAERTALNLICHLSGIATATAAWVDAVRGTKAKVRDTRKTLPGLRVLQKYAVRLGGGVNHRLGLGDAALIKDNHVAAAGSVVEALRAVREAAPDLPCEVEVDSLEQLDAVLAEKPELILLDNFPVWQTQTAVQRRDARAPAVLLESSGGLSLQTAATYAATGVDYLAVGALTHSVRALDIGLDM; from the coding sequence ATGCTGGCCGGCCCCGAACTCGACGCCGCGCGAGACGCCATCCGGCGCGGCCTGCAGGAGGACCTGCGCTACGGGCCCGACGTCACCACGCTGGCCACGGTGCCCGCCGGCGCGACGGCCACGGCGTCGATGGTGCCCCGCGAGCCGGGCGTGATAGCCGGGGTGGACGTCGCGCTGTTGGCGCTCGACGAGGTGCTCGGCGCGGGCGGCTACCAGGTGCTCGACCGCGTCGAGGACGGTGCCCGGGTGCAGCCCGGCGAGTCGCTGTTGACGGTGCGGGCCGAGACCCGCGGCCTGTTGACCGCGGAGCGGACCGCGCTGAACCTGATCTGCCACCTGTCGGGGATCGCCACCGCGACGGCGGCCTGGGTCGACGCGGTGCGGGGCACCAAGGCCAAGGTCCGCGACACCCGCAAGACCCTGCCCGGCCTGCGGGTGCTGCAGAAATACGCGGTGCGGCTCGGCGGGGGCGTCAACCACCGCCTGGGGCTGGGTGACGCGGCGCTGATCAAGGACAACCACGTCGCGGCCGCGGGGTCGGTGGTCGAGGCGCTGCGCGCGGTCCGCGAGGCCGCCCCCGACCTGCCGTGCGAGGTGGAGGTGGACTCGCTCGAGCAGCTCGACGCGGTGCTGGCCGAAAAGCCCGAGCTGATCCTGCTGGACAACTTTCCGGTGTGGCAGACGCAGACGGCGGTGCAGCGCCGCGACGCCCGGGCGCCCGCCGTGCTGCTCGAATCGTCGGGCGGGCTCAGCCTGCAGACCGCGGCGACCTACGCCGCGACCGGCGTCGACTACCTGGCCGTCGGCGCGCTGACCCACTCCGTGCGCGCGCTCGACATCGGCCTGGACATGTAA
- the hisD gene encoding histidinol dehydrogenase, which translates to MIARIDLRGAQLTAARLRAALPRGGADVDSVLPRVRPIVEAVAERGAEAALEFGASFDGVRPPAVRVPAAALEKALADLDADVAEALRVMIDRTRAVHADQRRADVTTALGPGATVTERWVPVERVGLYVPGGNAVYPSSVVMNVVPAQAAGVGSLVVASPPQAEFGGLPHPTILAAARLLGVDEVWAVGGAQAVALLAYGGTDTGVEWPGFSADRTRSASSPDAAAELVPVDMITGPGNIYVTAAKRLCRSRVGIDAEAGPTEIAVLADHTADPAHVAADLISQAEHDEMAASVLVTPSEDLAAAAERELAAQLRTTVHRERVTAALGGRQSAIILVDDLDAGIKVVNAYAPEHLEIQTVDAGRIADRIRSAGAIFVGPWAPVSLGDYCAGSNHVLPTAGCARHSSGLSVQTFLRGIHVVDYTEAALKDVSGHVITLAEAEDLPAHGEAIRRRFER; encoded by the coding sequence GTGATCGCCCGCATCGACTTGCGCGGCGCGCAGCTGACGGCCGCCCGGCTGCGGGCGGCGCTGCCGCGCGGTGGCGCCGACGTGGACAGCGTGCTGCCCCGGGTGCGGCCGATCGTCGAGGCCGTCGCCGAGCGCGGGGCCGAGGCGGCGTTGGAGTTCGGGGCGTCGTTCGACGGCGTTCGGCCCCCGGCCGTGCGGGTGCCGGCCGCCGCGCTCGAAAAAGCGCTAGCGGATCTGGACGCCGACGTGGCCGAGGCGCTGCGGGTGATGATCGATCGCACCCGCGCCGTGCACGCCGACCAGCGGCGCGCCGACGTCACCACCGCCCTCGGGCCCGGTGCGACGGTCACCGAGCGCTGGGTTCCCGTCGAGCGCGTCGGCCTGTATGTGCCCGGCGGCAACGCCGTGTACCCGTCCAGCGTGGTGATGAACGTGGTGCCGGCGCAGGCCGCCGGGGTCGGCTCGCTGGTGGTGGCCAGCCCGCCGCAGGCGGAGTTCGGCGGGTTGCCGCACCCCACGATCCTGGCCGCGGCCCGGCTGCTGGGCGTCGACGAGGTGTGGGCCGTGGGCGGGGCGCAGGCGGTGGCGCTGCTGGCCTACGGCGGCACCGACACCGGGGTCGAATGGCCCGGCTTCTCAGCGGACCGAACACGGTCCGCATCGTCGCCGGACGCAGCGGCCGAACTCGTGCCCGTCGACATGATCACCGGCCCCGGCAACATCTACGTCACCGCCGCCAAGCGGCTGTGCCGCTCCCGGGTGGGCATCGACGCCGAGGCCGGGCCGACGGAGATCGCCGTCCTCGCCGACCACACCGCCGACCCGGCGCACGTGGCCGCCGACCTGATCAGCCAGGCCGAGCACGACGAGATGGCGGCCAGCGTGCTGGTGACCCCGAGCGAGGACCTGGCCGCCGCCGCCGAGCGCGAGCTGGCCGCCCAGCTGCGCACGACGGTGCACCGTGAGCGGGTGACCGCCGCGCTGGGTGGGCGCCAGTCGGCGATCATCCTGGTCGACGACCTGGACGCCGGCATCAAGGTCGTCAACGCCTACGCGCCCGAACACCTGGAGATCCAGACCGTCGACGCGGGGCGGATCGCGGACCGAATACGTTCGGCCGGAGCAATTTTCGTCGGCCCGTGGGCGCCCGTGAGCCTCGGTGACTATTGCGCCGGATCCAACCACGTGCTGCCGACCGCGGGCTGCGCCCGCCACTCCAGCGGCCTGTCGGTGCAGACGTTCCTACGTGGCATCCACGTCGTCGACTACACCGAGGCGGCGCTCAAAGACGTGTCCGGGCATGTGATCACGCTGGCCGAGGCCGAGGACCTGCCGGCGCACGGCGAGGCGATACGGCGGAGGTTCGAGCGATGA
- a CDS encoding L-aspartate oxidase — MARPEWTHNADVVVIGTGVAGLAAALAAHRAGRSVVVLSKADRARGVTATHYAQGGIAVVLPDNPDNQDSVDAHVADTLAAGAGLCDPEAVSSIVADGYRAVSELVCDGARFDESVPGRWDLTREGGHSRRRIVHAGGDATGAEVQRALDHAARVLDIRTGHVALRVLHDGSAVTGVWVGNPDGCGIVSAPSVILASGGLGHLYAATTNPEGSTGDGIALALWAGVAVSDLEFIQFHPTMLFSGETGGRRPLITEAIRGEGAILLDRQGNSITDGLHPMGDLAPRDVVAAAIDARLRATGDPCAFLDARGIEGFAARFPTVTAACRGAGIDPVRQPIPVVPGAHYSCGGVVTDVYGRTELPGLFAAGEVARTGMHGANRLASNSLLEGLVVGGRAGEAAAEHAAAAGRARAVAPEPIAHTALERAELQRAMSRDASVVRDAAGLNRLSDKLSWARARAQAGRRDFEDVALTLTARAVTAAALARTESRGCHHRAEYADAAPEQARGGVLRLADDQSSVLVEALAAVG, encoded by the coding sequence ATGGCCCGTCCCGAATGGACCCATAACGCCGACGTCGTCGTCATCGGCACCGGCGTCGCGGGATTGGCCGCGGCGCTGGCCGCCCATCGCGCCGGCCGCAGCGTCGTCGTCCTGTCCAAGGCGGACCGCGCGCGGGGAGTGACGGCGACCCACTACGCGCAGGGCGGCATCGCGGTGGTCCTGCCCGACAACCCGGATAATCAAGACTCCGTGGATGCCCACGTCGCCGACACCCTGGCCGCGGGCGCGGGCCTGTGCGACCCCGAGGCGGTGTCCTCGATCGTCGCCGACGGCTACCGCGCGGTCTCCGAATTGGTCTGTGACGGGGCGCGATTCGACGAATCCGTCCCCGGCCGTTGGGATTTGACCCGCGAAGGCGGGCACTCGCGGCGACGCATCGTGCACGCCGGTGGCGACGCCACCGGCGCCGAGGTCCAGCGCGCGCTCGACCATGCCGCTCGGGTGCTGGACATTCGCACCGGCCACGTGGCCCTGCGGGTGCTGCACGACGGCAGCGCCGTGACCGGCGTGTGGGTGGGCAACCCGGACGGCTGCGGGATCGTCAGCGCGCCCTCGGTGATCCTGGCCTCCGGCGGGCTCGGGCACCTCTACGCCGCGACCACGAACCCGGAAGGCTCCACCGGCGACGGCATCGCGTTGGCGCTGTGGGCCGGCGTCGCGGTCAGCGATCTGGAGTTCATCCAGTTCCATCCCACGATGTTGTTCTCCGGCGAGACCGGCGGGCGGCGCCCACTGATCACCGAGGCCATCCGCGGCGAGGGCGCGATATTGCTTGACCGGCAGGGCAATTCGATCACCGACGGCCTTCACCCGATGGGTGACCTGGCGCCGCGCGACGTCGTCGCGGCCGCCATCGACGCCCGGCTGAGGGCCACCGGCGATCCGTGTGCCTTCCTCGACGCGCGCGGCATCGAGGGCTTCGCGGCGCGGTTTCCCACCGTCACCGCCGCCTGCCGGGGCGCCGGCATCGACCCCGTCCGCCAACCCATCCCGGTCGTTCCGGGCGCGCACTACAGCTGCGGCGGCGTCGTCACCGATGTCTACGGCCGCACCGAGCTGCCCGGGCTGTTCGCCGCGGGCGAGGTGGCCCGCACCGGGATGCACGGCGCCAACCGCCTGGCGTCCAACAGCCTGCTGGAGGGCCTGGTGGTCGGCGGCCGCGCCGGCGAGGCCGCCGCCGAACACGCGGCGGCCGCCGGGCGTGCGCGCGCCGTGGCGCCCGAGCCGATCGCCCACACCGCGCTGGAGCGCGCCGAACTGCAACGCGCGATGAGCCGCGACGCCTCGGTGGTGCGCGACGCCGCCGGGCTAAACCGGTTGTCCGACAAGCTTTCCTGGGCGCGGGCCCGCGCCCAGGCCGGCCGCCGCGACTTCGAGGACGTCGCGTTGACCCTGACCGCGCGGGCCGTGACCGCGGCGGCCTTGGCGCGCACCGAAAGCCGGGGTTGCCACCACCGCGCCGAGTACGCGGACGCGGCGCCGGAACAAGCCCGCGGCGGCGTCCTCCGGCTGGCCGACGACCAAAGCTCCGTGCTGGTGGAGGCGCTGGCGGCGGTGGGTTGA
- a CDS encoding nitroreductase family deazaflavin-dependent oxidoreductase, translating to MSKKDHPNNAPGVPMVFPVWFENLQVKYLNKALKPIARYLPGTGTIEHRGRKSGAPYKTIVTAYRKGNVLAIALAHGKTDWVKNVLAAGQADVRFARRTVHLTNPRILPAGSDGEGLPFLAKMQAPRMAVFVADIA from the coding sequence ATGTCCAAAAAGGATCATCCCAACAACGCGCCGGGCGTCCCGATGGTCTTTCCGGTCTGGTTTGAGAACCTTCAGGTCAAATACCTCAACAAGGCGCTCAAGCCGATCGCGCGCTATCTGCCCGGAACCGGGACCATCGAGCATCGCGGTCGCAAGTCCGGTGCGCCGTACAAAACCATCGTGACGGCCTATCGCAAGGGGAACGTGCTGGCGATCGCGCTGGCTCACGGGAAGACCGACTGGGTGAAGAACGTGCTGGCCGCGGGCCAGGCGGACGTGCGCTTTGCCCGCCGCACGGTGCACCTCACCAATCCGCGGATCCTGCCGGCCGGTTCCGACGGCGAGGGCCTGCCGTTTCTGGCGAAGATGCAGGCTCCCCGGATGGCGGTTTTCGTCGCCGACATCGCCTGA
- a CDS encoding histidinol-phosphate transaminase, protein MTAQRPTLDDLPLRDDLRGKSPYGAPQLAVPVRLNTNENPHPPTKALVDDVVRSVGEAAADLHRYPDRDAVALRRDLAGYLTAQTGVPLGIENLWAANGSNEILQQLLQAFGGPGRSAIGFVPSYSMHPIIADGTRTEWLEAPRADDFGLDADAAVAAVADGRPDVVFIASPNNPSGQSVSLPDLRRLLDVVPGILIVDEAYGEFSSQPSAVALVEEYPAKLVVTRTMSKAFAFAGGRLGYLVATPAVIDAMLLVRLPYHLSSVTQAAARAALRHADDTLASVATLIAERERVTTALSGMGFRVIPSDANFVLFGEFADAPAAWQRYLDAGILIRDVGIPGYLRATTGLADENDAFLRASAQIAATELAPVTPIGAP, encoded by the coding sequence ATGACGGCCCAGAGGCCCACGCTGGACGACCTGCCGCTGCGCGACGACCTGCGCGGCAAATCTCCTTATGGCGCACCGCAATTGGCGGTCCCTGTGCGGCTGAACACCAACGAGAACCCGCACCCGCCCACCAAGGCGCTCGTCGACGACGTCGTGCGCTCGGTGGGCGAGGCCGCCGCGGACCTGCACCGCTACCCCGACCGCGACGCGGTGGCCCTGCGCCGTGACCTGGCGGGCTACCTCACGGCGCAGACCGGCGTCCCGCTCGGTATCGAAAACCTTTGGGCCGCCAATGGTTCCAACGAGATCCTGCAGCAGCTGCTGCAGGCGTTCGGCGGGCCGGGCCGCAGCGCGATCGGGTTCGTCCCGTCCTACTCGATGCACCCGATCATCGCCGACGGCACCCGCACGGAATGGCTCGAGGCCCCCCGCGCCGACGACTTCGGCCTCGACGCCGATGCCGCCGTCGCCGCCGTCGCCGACGGGCGACCCGACGTGGTGTTCATCGCCAGCCCCAACAACCCGTCGGGGCAGAGCGTTTCGCTGCCGGATCTGCGGCGGCTGCTCGACGTGGTTCCGGGCATCCTGATCGTCGACGAGGCCTACGGCGAGTTCTCGTCGCAGCCCAGCGCGGTGGCGCTCGTCGAGGAATACCCGGCCAAGCTCGTCGTCACCCGCACCATGAGCAAGGCGTTCGCCTTCGCCGGCGGCCGGCTCGGGTATCTGGTCGCCACGCCAGCGGTGATCGACGCGATGCTGCTGGTGCGGCTGCCGTATCACCTGTCGTCGGTCACCCAGGCCGCGGCCCGGGCGGCGCTGCGGCACGCCGACGACACGTTGGCCAGCGTGGCCACGTTGATCGCCGAACGCGAACGCGTCACGACGGCCTTGAGCGGCATGGGCTTTCGGGTTATCCCCAGCGACGCCAACTTCGTGCTGTTCGGCGAGTTCGCCGACGCGCCGGCCGCCTGGCAGCGCTACCTGGACGCCGGCATCCTGATCCGCGACGTCGGAATCCCCGGCTACCTGCGCGCCACCACGGGCCTGGCCGACGAGAACGACGCGTTCCTACGCGCCAGCGCCCAGATCGCGGCCACCGAACTGGCCCCAGTCACCCCCATAGGAGCCCCGTGA
- the hisB gene encoding imidazoleglycerol-phosphate dehydratase HisB has product MTATRRARIERRTKESDIIIELDLDGTGQVHIDTGVPFYDHMLTALGSHASFDLTVRTEGDLEIEGHHTIEDTAIALGQALGQALGDKKGIRRFGDAFVPMDEALAHAAVDVSGRPYCVHTGEPDHLQHTTIAGSSVPYHTVINRHVFESLAANARIALHVRVLYGRDPHHITEAQYKAVARALRQAVEPDPRVSGVPSTKGVL; this is encoded by the coding sequence GTGACCGCCACCCGCCGCGCGCGCATCGAGCGCCGCACCAAGGAATCCGACATCATCATCGAGCTCGACCTCGACGGCACCGGGCAGGTCCACATCGACACCGGTGTGCCGTTCTACGACCACATGCTGACGGCGCTGGGCAGCCACGCCAGCTTCGACCTGACCGTGCGCACCGAGGGCGACCTGGAGATCGAGGGGCACCACACCATCGAGGACACCGCGATCGCGCTCGGTCAGGCGCTCGGGCAGGCCCTCGGCGACAAGAAGGGCATCCGCCGGTTCGGGGACGCCTTCGTCCCGATGGACGAGGCGCTGGCCCACGCCGCGGTCGACGTGTCCGGGCGGCCCTACTGCGTGCACACCGGGGAGCCGGATCACCTGCAGCACACCACCATTGCCGGCAGCTCGGTGCCCTACCACACCGTCATCAACCGGCACGTGTTCGAGTCGCTGGCCGCCAACGCCCGCATCGCGCTGCACGTGCGCGTCCTGTACGGGCGCGACCCACACCACATCACCGAGGCGCAGTACAAGGCCGTCGCCCGCGCGCTGCGCCAGGCGGTCGAGCCCGATCCCCGGGTGTCGGGCGTGCCGTCCACCAAAGGCGTTCTGTGA
- the priA gene encoding bifunctional 1-(5-phosphoribosyl)-5-((5-phosphoribosylamino)methylideneamino)imidazole-4-carboxamide isomerase/phosphoribosylanthranilate isomerase PriA, whose product MLILLPAVDVVDGRAVRLVQGKAGSETEYGSALDAALGWQRDGAEWIHLVDLDAAFGRGSNRELLAELVGKLDVRVELSGGIRDDDSLTAALATGCARVNLGTAALENPQWCARAIAEHGDKVAVGLDVQIDPGNPGGEHRLRGRGWETDGGDLWDVLERLDGQGCSRFVVTDVTKDGTLGGPNLDLLAAVADRTEAPVIASGGVSSLDDLRALNNLATLTGRGVEGAIVGKALYAGRFTLPEALAAVKV is encoded by the coding sequence TTGTTAATACTGTTACCCGCCGTCGACGTGGTCGACGGACGCGCCGTGCGACTCGTGCAGGGCAAGGCCGGCAGCGAGACCGAGTACGGCTCGGCGCTGGACGCCGCGCTCGGCTGGCAGCGCGACGGCGCCGAGTGGATCCACCTGGTCGACCTGGATGCCGCGTTCGGCCGCGGCTCCAACCGCGAACTGCTCGCCGAGCTGGTGGGCAAGCTCGACGTGCGGGTGGAGCTGTCCGGCGGAATCCGCGACGACGACTCCCTGACCGCGGCGCTGGCCACCGGCTGCGCCCGCGTCAACCTCGGCACCGCGGCGCTGGAGAACCCGCAATGGTGCGCGCGGGCGATCGCCGAGCACGGCGACAAGGTCGCCGTGGGCCTAGACGTCCAGATCGACCCGGGAAATCCAGGCGGCGAGCACCGGCTGCGCGGACGGGGCTGGGAAACCGACGGCGGCGACCTGTGGGACGTGCTGGAACGCCTTGACGGTCAAGGGTGTTCGCGGTTCGTCGTCACCGACGTCACCAAGGACGGCACGCTGGGCGGCCCCAATCTCGACCTGCTGGCCGCCGTGGCCGATCGCACCGAGGCCCCGGTGATCGCGTCCGGCGGAGTGTCCAGCCTGGACGACCTGCGCGCCCTGAACAACCTAGCGACCCTCACCGGCCGCGGGGTCGAAGGCGCCATCGTCGGCAAGGCCCTCTACGCCGGCCGGTTCACCCTGCCGGAGGCCCTTGCCGCGGTGAAGGTGTAG